One window of Trichomycterus rosablanca isolate fTriRos1 chromosome 2, fTriRos1.hap1, whole genome shotgun sequence genomic DNA carries:
- the seh1l gene encoding nucleoporin SEH1 isoform X2, giving the protein MFVAKSISADHKDLIHDVSYDFHGRRMATCSSDQSVKVWDKSDSGEWHCTASWKTHSGSVWRVTWAHPEFGQVLASCSFDRTAAVWEEIVGESNDKQRGLSHWIKRTTLVDSRTSVTDVKFAPKHMGLVLATCSADGVVRIYEAPDVMNLSQWSLQHEISCKLSCSCISWNPSSSRAHAPMIAVGSDDNNVTYTGKVQIYEYNENTRKYAKAETLMTVTDPVHDIAFAPNLGRSFHVLAIATKDVRIFKLIPLRRDGSTGSGPTKFEVQVMAQFDNHNSQVWRVSWNITSTLLASSGDDGCVRLWKANYMDNWKCTGILRGDGSPVNGSSVQAAALNAAGVSGVQSSVMGAPTAGRKKTQLMAS; this is encoded by the exons ATGTTTGTAGCCAAAAGTATCTCAGCGGATCATAAAGATCTGATTCACGATGTGTCTTATGATTTCCATGGCAGGAGGATGGCGACCTGCTCCAGCGACCAAAGTGTCAAG gtTTGGGACAAGAGTGACAGCGGGGAGTGGCACTGCACCGCCAGCTGGAAG acCCACAGTGGCTCGGTGTGGAGGGTGACCTGGGCTCACCCCGAGTTCGGCCAGGTTCTGGCTTCCTGTTCGTTCGATCGGACAGCCGCGGTCTGGGAGGAAATAGTCGGCGAATCGAACGATAAGCAGCGTGGCCTCAGTCACTGG atCAAGAGGACCACGTTGGTGGACAGCAGGACGTCGGTGACCGATGTGAAGTTCGCCCCGAAGCACATGGGTCTGGTTCTGGCTACCTGCTCGGCCGACGGAGTGGTTCGCATCTACGAAGCTCCGGACGTGATGAACCTGAGCCAGTGGAGCCTCCAGCACGAGATCTCCTGCAAGCTCTCCTGCTCCTGCATCTCCTGGAACCCCTCCAG CTCGCGTGCTCACGCTCCCATGATCGCGGTCGGTAGCGACGACAACAACGTCACCTACACCGGAAAAGTACAGATCTACGAGTACAACGAAAACACCAG GAAGTACGCCAAGGCAGAAACCCTGATGACCGTCACAGATCCGGTTCACGACATCGCCTTCGCGCCGAACCTCGGGAGGTCCTTCCACGTTCTGGCCATAGCGACCAAAGACGTGCGCATCTTCAAGCTCATACCGTTACG GCGGGACGGCTCCACCGGTTCCGGACCCACGAAGTTCGAGGTGCAGGTCATGGCTCAGTTCGACAACCATAACTCCCAGGTCTGGCGCGTGAGCTGGAACATCACCAGCACGCTGCTGGCCTCGTCCGGGGACGACGGCTGCGTCCGGCTCTGGAAAG CGAACTACATGGATAACTGGAAGTGCACCGGGATCCTGCGCGGCGACGGAAGTCCGGTGAACGGCTCCTCGGTCCAGGCCGCGGCCCTGAACGCCGCCGGGGTCTCCGGGGTTCAGAGCAGCGTCATGGGAGCGCCGACCGCCGGCAG AAAAAAGACTCAGCTGATGGCAAGCTAA
- the seh1l gene encoding nucleoporin SEH1 isoform X1, with amino-acid sequence MFVAKSISADHKDLIHDVSYDFHGRRMATCSSDQSVKVWDKSDSGEWHCTASWKTHSGSVWRVTWAHPEFGQVLASCSFDRTAAVWEEIVGESNDKQRGLSHWIKRTTLVDSRTSVTDVKFAPKHMGLVLATCSADGVVRIYEAPDVMNLSQWSLQHEISCKLSCSCISWNPSSSRAHAPMIAVGSDDNNVTYTGKVQIYEYNENTRKYAKAETLMTVTDPVHDIAFAPNLGRSFHVLAIATKDVRIFKLIPLRRDGSTGSGPTKFEVQVMAQFDNHNSQVWRVSWNITSTLLASSGDDGCVRLWKANYMDNWKCTGILRGDGSPVNGSSVQAAALNAAGVSGVQSSVMGAPTAGRYFFPHLAPPRLAHLLPPPSLLETTCEGEHVQAHQPSQLRSRHVPLMSNQIAEHE; translated from the exons ATGTTTGTAGCCAAAAGTATCTCAGCGGATCATAAAGATCTGATTCACGATGTGTCTTATGATTTCCATGGCAGGAGGATGGCGACCTGCTCCAGCGACCAAAGTGTCAAG gtTTGGGACAAGAGTGACAGCGGGGAGTGGCACTGCACCGCCAGCTGGAAG acCCACAGTGGCTCGGTGTGGAGGGTGACCTGGGCTCACCCCGAGTTCGGCCAGGTTCTGGCTTCCTGTTCGTTCGATCGGACAGCCGCGGTCTGGGAGGAAATAGTCGGCGAATCGAACGATAAGCAGCGTGGCCTCAGTCACTGG atCAAGAGGACCACGTTGGTGGACAGCAGGACGTCGGTGACCGATGTGAAGTTCGCCCCGAAGCACATGGGTCTGGTTCTGGCTACCTGCTCGGCCGACGGAGTGGTTCGCATCTACGAAGCTCCGGACGTGATGAACCTGAGCCAGTGGAGCCTCCAGCACGAGATCTCCTGCAAGCTCTCCTGCTCCTGCATCTCCTGGAACCCCTCCAG CTCGCGTGCTCACGCTCCCATGATCGCGGTCGGTAGCGACGACAACAACGTCACCTACACCGGAAAAGTACAGATCTACGAGTACAACGAAAACACCAG GAAGTACGCCAAGGCAGAAACCCTGATGACCGTCACAGATCCGGTTCACGACATCGCCTTCGCGCCGAACCTCGGGAGGTCCTTCCACGTTCTGGCCATAGCGACCAAAGACGTGCGCATCTTCAAGCTCATACCGTTACG GCGGGACGGCTCCACCGGTTCCGGACCCACGAAGTTCGAGGTGCAGGTCATGGCTCAGTTCGACAACCATAACTCCCAGGTCTGGCGCGTGAGCTGGAACATCACCAGCACGCTGCTGGCCTCGTCCGGGGACGACGGCTGCGTCCGGCTCTGGAAAG CGAACTACATGGATAACTGGAAGTGCACCGGGATCCTGCGCGGCGACGGAAGTCCGGTGAACGGCTCCTCGGTCCAGGCCGCGGCCCTGAACGCCGCCGGGGTCTCCGGGGTTCAGAGCAGCGTCATGGGAGCGCCGACCGCCGGCAG atatttCTTTCCCCACCTGGCTCCGCCCAGACTGGCGCACCTTCTCCCTCCTCCATCACTGCTCGAGACGACGTGTGAAGGAGAACATGTGCAAGCACACCAGCCGTCACAGCTACGCAGTCGACACGTGCCGCTCATGTCCAATCAGATCGCAGAACATGAGTGA